In a single window of the Chondrocystis sp. NIES-4102 genome:
- a CDS encoding Mg chelatase, subunit ChlI, with amino-acid sequence MLARVWSAAIAGIDAIKVGVEVDVSGGLPKITIVGLPDMAIQESKERVKAALKNAGFAFPVRKIVINLTPADLRKEGPCFDLPISVGILAASEQVDPQLLGDYLFYGEVSLDGSLRSVSGVLPIAAAAEKMGIAGLIVPVGNAQEAAVVKNLAVYGFGSLKQVADFLNCPNKYQPVEAEAENNNIQDWQQIPNLRDVKGQVQARRALEIAAAGGHNLIFVGPPGSGKTMLAKRLPGILPSLSFPEALEVSQIHSVAGLLKDQGRLIRSRPFRSPHHSASGPSLVGGGSYPRPGEISLAHKGVLFLDELTEFKRTVLEYLRQPLEDGLVTISRTRQSVVFPAQFTLIASTNPCPCGYFGDSIQHCSCSPRQRESYFSKLSGPLMDRIDLQVAVNRLKPEEMTRQTTGEESAIVRARVIAARQLAQARFQGVANVSCNAQMRSLHLREFCILDDGSRNLLETAIRKLGLSARAMDRVLKVSRTIADLAGDRHLQSHHLAEAIQYRTIDRMQ; translated from the coding sequence ATGTTAGCAAGGGTTTGGAGTGCTGCGATCGCTGGCATTGATGCTATTAAAGTAGGGGTTGAAGTTGATGTATCTGGAGGTTTGCCGAAAATTACTATTGTCGGTTTACCCGATATGGCAATACAAGAATCAAAAGAAAGGGTGAAGGCTGCACTAAAGAATGCTGGTTTTGCTTTTCCTGTGCGTAAAATTGTGATAAATCTTACCCCCGCAGATCTACGTAAAGAAGGGCCTTGTTTTGATTTACCCATTAGCGTAGGAATCTTAGCAGCCTCAGAGCAAGTAGATCCGCAGTTGTTGGGAGATTATTTATTCTATGGTGAAGTTTCCCTTGACGGATCTTTAAGATCTGTATCAGGAGTGTTACCTATTGCTGCTGCTGCTGAAAAAATGGGAATTGCAGGTTTAATTGTCCCCGTGGGTAATGCCCAAGAAGCTGCGGTAGTCAAAAATTTAGCAGTATATGGATTTGGTAGTTTAAAACAAGTTGCGGACTTTCTCAATTGCCCAAATAAATATCAACCTGTAGAGGCAGAAGCAGAGAATAATAATATACAAGATTGGCAACAGATACCTAATCTTCGGGATGTAAAAGGACAAGTTCAAGCTCGCCGAGCCTTAGAAATAGCAGCAGCAGGAGGACATAACTTGATCTTCGTCGGACCTCCAGGGAGTGGCAAAACTATGCTAGCCAAGCGTTTACCAGGGATATTACCCAGTCTCTCTTTTCCTGAAGCTTTAGAGGTTTCACAAATTCATTCGGTAGCAGGGTTATTAAAAGATCAGGGTAGATTAATTAGATCTAGACCCTTTCGTAGCCCTCATCATTCTGCCTCTGGCCCATCATTGGTTGGTGGGGGTAGTTATCCTCGTCCAGGAGAGATTTCCTTGGCTCATAAAGGTGTGCTGTTTCTCGACGAATTGACTGAGTTTAAGCGGACTGTTTTAGAATATTTACGGCAGCCTTTAGAAGATGGTCTGGTCACAATTTCTCGCACCCGACAATCCGTAGTATTTCCTGCTCAGTTTACTTTAATAGCTAGTACTAATCCTTGCCCCTGTGGTTATTTTGGTGATTCCATTCAACATTGTAGTTGTTCCCCTAGGCAGAGGGAAAGCTATTTTTCCAAACTATCTGGCCCATTAATGGATCGTATTGACCTGCAAGTGGCAGTTAACCGCCTCAAACCAGAAGAAATGACAAGACAGACTACAGGTGAAGAATCTGCCATAGTTCGAGCCAGGGTGATCGCTGCACGTCAATTAGCACAAGCACGTTTTCAAGGAGTAGCAAACGTTAGCTGCAATGCCCAAATGCGATCGCTTCATTTACGAGAGTTTTGTATTTTAGATGATGGTAGTCGAAACCTATTAGAAACAGCTATTCGTAAACTTGGTTTGTCTGCTAGAGCGATGGATAGGGTATTAAAGGTATCTCGAACTATTGCCGATTTGGCAGGCGATCGCCATTTACAAAGTCACCATCTGGCAGAAGCTATTCAATATCGTACTATTGATCGAATGCAATAG
- a CDS encoding diguanylate cyclase/phosphodiesterase with PAS/PAC sensor(s), with product MDNSESVYHVLVIDDPSFEREIPLDAATYSIGRHSSNDIVLSCQKTSRNHATLLRRTDVKTNKCSYWILDGDLQGNRSRNGIFINGKKSLVHELKAGDVIQFSGDAHAKYKNHYGVDKAVNKSPILNSNESPSNLGVKTIDKETIITPNSEIVVNNRSKYQESGQYNSLADLSPHPIIEIDFYGNVTYINSAGLASFKDIQYQKLNHPLLDNLIAQYHQGSDKIVEREVTIEDKTFQQTAHYLPEKIVIRNYIIDITQQKTIATQLERQIFLYNQITQQISEGIIIFELATKQIVEVNSSCTHWLGYSGDEMLQMNIYELLSESQRFAAILRKIVTEKNSFWGEYPLSHKNGNIVNAKIKIDLINLPHQERICLVIHNVLEEQESPTNSSKAVDYLSQRKIFKQQLITAIANAKRSQKLLAVMFCQLGFLPDIRLTIGTDKSKKLLLALGERLSTCLRGGDTIIPWEEDKFALLLPQISGAEEVAKINQRIQKSIEQSFKIGDTQVTISSTIGIAIYPQDGDEEAILLASANTASIRASQNKTSYQFYDESMNAQSLVALEMESLLQKAIDQQEFKLYYQPQINIDSGKPEAIEAILHWQHPELGVVTFKNFIKSAEQSKLILPIGEWLIRQACNQIKVWQSDELPSLKIIISLSSVQFRQANIVQTIAAILTEIDIDAHLLELEISATSLMENIDYSRHLLEQLKELGVCIAIDGFTAGFSSLEYLKQFSLDTLKIDHSLIAQLTDDPQNIAIVTALIQLGKGFNLRVVAEGVETQEQFEILRRLNCQHMQGAWFSNPLQAESASKLLQLNFLEPAQDS from the coding sequence ATGGATAATTCCGAATCAGTTTACCATGTACTAGTAATTGATGATCCCTCCTTTGAAAGAGAGATACCACTTGATGCTGCCACTTATTCTATTGGTCGTCATTCTAGTAATGATATTGTTCTTTCCTGTCAAAAAACTTCCCGTAATCACGCCACACTTTTAAGAAGAACTGACGTTAAGACTAATAAATGTTCCTATTGGATATTAGATGGTGATCTACAGGGAAATAGAAGTCGTAATGGAATTTTTATTAATGGTAAAAAAAGTTTAGTACATGAATTAAAAGCAGGAGACGTTATTCAATTTAGTGGTGATGCCCATGCAAAATATAAAAATCATTATGGTGTAGATAAGGCAGTTAATAAATCGCCTATTCTCAATTCTAATGAATCACCATCGAATCTAGGGGTAAAAACAATTGATAAAGAAACAATCATTACTCCCAATTCAGAAATTGTTGTTAATAATCGTAGTAAATATCAAGAAAGTGGGCAATATAATTCTTTAGCAGATTTAAGTCCACACCCAATTATTGAAATAGATTTCTATGGCAATGTAACATATATAAATTCTGCTGGTTTAGCAAGTTTTAAAGATATACAATATCAAAAGCTTAATCATCCTTTATTGGATAATTTGATTGCTCAATATCATCAAGGTAGCGATAAAATAGTAGAGCGCGAAGTAACAATTGAAGATAAAACTTTTCAACAAACGGCTCATTATTTACCAGAAAAAATAGTAATTAGAAATTATATTATTGATATTACTCAACAAAAAACAATTGCTACTCAACTCGAACGGCAGATATTTTTATATAATCAAATTACTCAACAAATTTCTGAGGGTATTATTATCTTTGAATTGGCAACTAAACAAATAGTTGAAGTCAATTCTTCTTGTACCCACTGGCTCGGATATTCTGGTGATGAAATGCTTCAGATGAATATTTATGAGCTATTAAGTGAATCACAAAGGTTCGCTGCAATTTTACGCAAAATAGTTACAGAGAAAAATAGTTTTTGGGGAGAATATCCTTTAAGTCATAAAAACGGCAATATAGTTAATGCTAAAATAAAAATTGATTTAATTAATTTGCCTCATCAAGAAAGAATTTGTCTAGTTATTCATAATGTTCTAGAAGAACAAGAATCGCCCACAAACTCTTCAAAAGCAGTAGATTATCTCAGTCAAAGAAAAATATTTAAGCAACAATTAATAACAGCGATCGCTAATGCTAAAAGAAGTCAGAAATTGCTGGCAGTTATGTTTTGTCAGCTTGGTTTTTTACCTGATATTCGCCTTACCATTGGCACTGATAAAAGTAAAAAATTACTCTTAGCTCTTGGGGAAAGATTAAGCACTTGTTTACGGGGTGGAGATACTATAATTCCTTGGGAGGAAGATAAATTTGCCCTATTATTACCTCAAATTAGCGGTGCAGAAGAAGTAGCCAAGATTAATCAAAGAATTCAAAAGTCTATTGAGCAATCTTTCAAAATTGGCGATACTCAAGTTACTATTAGTAGTACTATTGGCATTGCTATTTATCCTCAAGATGGAGATGAGGAGGCAATTCTACTCGCTAGTGCTAATACTGCATCTATAAGAGCATCTCAAAATAAAACTAGTTATCAATTCTATGATGAATCGATGAATGCTCAATCTCTCGTTGCTTTGGAAATGGAGAGTCTGTTACAAAAAGCTATAGATCAACAGGAATTTAAACTTTATTATCAACCTCAAATTAACATAGATAGTGGTAAGCCAGAAGCCATAGAAGCTATATTACACTGGCAACATCCAGAATTAGGTGTAGTTACTTTCAAAAACTTTATTAAGTCGGCTGAACAATCTAAATTGATTTTGCCCATCGGCGAGTGGTTAATTCGTCAAGCCTGCAATCAAATTAAAGTATGGCAATCTGATGAACTTCCATCATTAAAGATTATTATAAGTTTGTCTTCGGTACAATTTCGACAAGCAAATATAGTTCAGACAATTGCAGCAATTTTAACTGAGATTGATATCGATGCTCACTTGTTGGAACTAGAAATTAGTGCCACTAGTTTAATGGAAAATATAGACTATAGCAGACATTTGTTAGAACAATTAAAGGAATTAGGAGTATGTATTGCTATTGATGGTTTTACGGCTGGATTTTCTAGTTTGGAATATCTTAAACAATTTTCTTTAGATACTTTAAAGATAGATCATTCTTTAATTGCACAGCTAACTGATGATCCTCAAAATATAGCCATTGTTACGGCTTTAATTCAATTAGGTAAAGGATTTAATTTAAGAGTGGTAGCAGAAGGAGTAGAGACTCAAGAACAATTTGAGATTTTACGTCGTTTAAACTGTCAACATATGCAAGGGGCTTGGTTTTCTAATCCTCTACAAGCAGAATCCGCAAGTAAACTATTGCAATTGAATTTTTTAGAACCAGCACAAGATAGTTAA